A single region of the Fusarium fujikuroi IMI 58289 draft genome, chromosome FFUJ_chr05 genome encodes:
- a CDS encoding related to tuftelin-interacting protein 11 → MNGSSRPSFDPSRLTKAAAAEYSSSASESEDEHLAPGLDADNDFGDFNPRKRRRVVGNNKEKAALGIFGSDSEDDGPARKWKRTTLRNKGMNFVSTGAGSDKEDGDEDSDDNRPMLGSAMEQDEEDEDEDEGNAGVGLGFGGVARGFAQNDNQNSSRSASAEATSRPSFRTRFDGKKPLGMGFVPSSANDPVLKNPRDEGSPTPRNKPQPSAFGAKGKTNPKSFGARMMAKMGYQEGQGLGKEGQGRNVIIEANLRPQGIGLGAVKEKSEQERKEEKRQAKLRGEEVIDSDEEEKKKRKKAKKKSLGAAFDSATSTPRRQKPKYLTAEELKAAAPGLHIPDAFAPILDMTGPGSKMLTSTSGIMTPTTGTATPESTEVIEARKLVKRAQADLLAFSDEWKSLQERKTWIDLELKEKEQEMDDLRSDFERLQVFSELVSGELATADWDQVIGCLKKALELKATTSEIADIAVAAIHPFLREGDWDLLQEPTRFASDLKELKSLLMPSTTNGKSVGKWDSSAAVNTDDIYRRHHKSTTPYESMMYKNWLPKALAAVRSWDVFEPEKMLSVMEAWDDLLPSFVRAQFIDNIARKLETAVSDWNPKNRRQHRSLPHIWLFPWLQYLPSYHLDPKGTGLVADVKRKFRQLIDVWDFKEGRLPGLTKWERILGDQWRPLVMSHVLPSMGKYLQRNFAVEPADQEPSLPVLRGILKWTPTLGRRVIAEVLIQHLFPKWHKTLTEWLSLDEVDLGEVADWYAWWRGLLPEDVMEVKGVKAEFDTGLKVMARAVAGA, encoded by the coding sequence ATGAACGGCTCATCGCGCCCGTCCTTTGACCCCTCGCGCCTCACCAAAGCGGCCGCAGCCGAATATTCTTCATCAGCCTCCGAATCTGAAGACGAGCACCTTGCGCCAGGACTTGATGCCGACAACGACTTCGGTGATTTCAACCCCCGTAAGAGACGTCGTGTCGTTGGTAATAACAAAGAGAAGGCTGCGCTGGGCATCTTTGGCTCCGATAGTGAAGACGATGGCCCTGCTAGAAAGTGGAAGAGGACAACCTTGAGAAATAAAGGCATGAACTTTGTGTCAACAGGAGCAGGAAGCGATAAAGAAGACGGCGATGAAGATTCCGACGATAACCGACCGATGTTGGGAAGCGCAATGGAAcaggacgaggaggatgaggatgaggatgagggcaATGCTGGAGTAGGACTAGGCTTCGGAGGTGTTGCACGCGGTTTTGCACAGAACGATAACCAAAACTCAAGTCGAAGCGCAAGTGCTGAAGCAACATCCCGGCCATCATTTAGAACCCGGTTCGATGGCAAGAAGCCTCTCGGCATGGGCTTTGTcccatcatcagcaaacGATCCTGTTCTCAAGAACCCGCGCGACGAGGGCTCTCCGACACCACGTAATAAGCCACAACCGAGTGCCTTTGGCGCAAAGGGGAAGACAAACCCCAAGTCCTTCGGTGCCCGAATGATGGCTAAGATGGGCTACCAAGAGGGACAAGGTCTTGGTAAGGAAGGCCAGGGCAGAAATGTCATTATCGAAGCGAACCTCCGACCGCAGGGTATTGGTCTCGGTGCTGTGAAGGAGAAGTCTGAACAAGAacgaaaggaagaaaagcgaCAGGCAAAACTACGAGGCGAAGAGGTTATAGATTCggacgaagaggaaaagaagaaacgaaagaaagcaaagaagaagtcctTGGGAGCTGCGTTTGACAGTGCTACAAGTACACCAAGACGACAGAAACCGAAGTACCTTACGGcagaggagctcaaggctgcGGCACCCGGTCTTCATATCCCCGATGCATTTGCCCCCATTCTCGATATGACAGGGCCGGGAAGTAAGATGCTCACATCTACGAGTGGCATCATGACACCGACGACAGGAACTGCCACGCCAGAGTCGACAGAAGTGATAGAGGCAAGGAAACTTGTCAAAAGAGCGCAAGCAGACTTGTTAGCCTTTTCTGACGAATGGAAGAGCTTGCAAGAGAGGAAGACATGGATAGACCTCGAgctcaaggaaaaggaacAGGAGATGGACGATTTACGGTCGGATTTCGAGAGGTTACAGGTCTTTTCTGAGCTGGTCAGCGGAGAGCTTGCAACAGCCGACTGGGATCAAGTTATCGGGTGTCTGAAGAAGGCCCTCGAACTCAAAGCCACGACATCAGAGATTGCAGACATTGCTGTTGCAGCTATCCATCCTTTCCTTCGAGAAGGAGACTGGGATCTCTTGCAAGAACCAACACGCTTCGCTTCAGATCTCAAAGAACTAAAATCATTACTCATGCCATCGACAACAAATGGCAAGTCTGTCGGCAAGTGGGATTCTTCGGCAGCAGTCAATACAGACGACATCTACCGCCGTCATCACAAATCCACAACACCGTACGAAAGCATGATGTACAAGAATTGGCTACCCAAAGCACTCGCGGCTGTTCGGTCCTGGGATGTCTTTGAACCAGAGAAAATGCTTAGCGTCATGGAGGCCTGGGATGACCTCCTACCATCATTTGTCCGCGCACAATTCATCGACAACATCGCCCGGAAGTTGGAAACAGCAGTATCAGACTGGAATCCCAAGAACAGACGCCAGCACCGCAGTCTACCACACATATGGCTCTTCCCCTGGCTCCAATACCTCCCCTCATATCATCTCGACCCCAAGGGAACGGGGCTGGTCGCAGACGTCAAGAGAAAGTTCAGACAACTCATCGACGTATGGGATTTCAAGGAGGGTCGTTTACCCGGTCTTACAAAATGGGAACGCATTCTCGGCGATCAATGGCGACCGCTCGTAATGTCCCACGTCCTCCCGTCGATGGGCAAATATCTCCAGCGAAACTTTGCAGTCGAGCCGGCAGATCAGGAACCGAGTCTTCCTGTACTCAGGGGTATTCTGAAATGGACGCCCACGCTCGGCCGAAGGGTTATTGCCGAGGTGCTGATACAGCACTTGTTTCCCAAGTGGCACAAGACGCTGACGGAGTGGCTGTCGCTTGACGAGGTTGACTTGGGCGAGGTGGCGGATTGGTATGCTTGGTGGAGGGGGTTGTTGCCGGAGGATGTTATGGAGGTCAAGGGTGTGAAGGCGGAGTTTGATACAGGGTTGAAGGTCATGGCGAGGGCGGTGGCAGGGGCGTGA
- a CDS encoding related to subtilisin-like serine protease — protein MHYLKLLLALLPAIIAAPTVADDDDIIEGAYIVTLKQKLDEQKVEQHIDWVDGIHNGSVFRRADDGVKLVWNETTYKGYSGDFDKQTIKEIKKSKDVVAVEPVRKINLYETVTQQKSTWGLGSISHRTPHFNDYIYDSSAGAGTYAYVVDTGINIAHDEFQGRAALGYNAYPGAEFVDANGHGTHCAGTIAGKEYGVAKRANLIAVKVFHLGSSRTDIVLDGYNWAVTNITNTPGRKEQAVISMSLGGGRSDAFNAAVQAAYSAGIHTVVAAGNDNADAYNYSPASTPNATTVGAIDINNNRAGFSNYGELVDLFAPGVNIKSAWNTANSATNTISGTSMACPHVAGLSLYLRAKEGLTTPESVARRLKELATTGVVQNAGSGSPNLLVYNGAPPS, from the exons ATGCATTATCTGAAGCTCCTCCTCGCTCTTCTGCCTGCGATCATCGCTGCTCCAACTGTAGcagacgatgacgatattATCGAAGGCGCCTACATCGTCACTTTGAAGCAGAAACTTGACGAGCAAAAAGTCGAGCAGCACATCGATTGGGTTGACGGCATCCATAACGGAAGTGTTTTCCGTCGTGCTGACGATGGTGTCAAACTGGTCTGGAATGAGACGACCTATAAGGGTTACTCTGGAGACTTTGATAAGCAGACTATCAAGGAGATTAAGAAGAGTAAAGAT GTCGTTGCAGTTGAGCCTGTTCGCAAGATCAATCTTTACGAGACTGTCACTCAGCAGAAATCGACTTGGGGTCTTGGCTCTATCTCGCATCGCACTCCTCATTTCAACGATTACATTTATGATTCatctgctggagctggaacGTATGCGTATGTTGTTGATACTGGTATCAATATCGCGCATGACGAGTTCCAGGGCCGGGCAGCATTGGGCTATAATGCTTATCCTGGTGCTGAGTTTGTCGATGCTAATGGTCACGGGACGCATTGTGCTGGTACTATTGCTGGTAAAGAGTACGGCGTGGCCAAGAGAGCAAACTTGATTGCAGTCAAGGTGTTTCACTTAGGCAGT TCTCGGACTGATATTGTGCTTGATGGGTACAACTGGGCTGtgaccaacatcaccaacactccAGGCCGCAAAGAACAGGCTGTCATATCCATGTCCCTTGGAGGTGGTCGCTCAGACGCCTTCAACGCCGCCGTGCAAGCTGCCTACAGCGCCGGAATCCATACCGTGGTCGCAGCAGGAAACGATAACGCCGACGCTTACAACTACTCGCCCGCCTCGACCCCCAACGCCACGACTGTGGGAGCaatcgacatcaacaataACCGCGCCGGATTCTCCAATTACGGCGAGCTTGTTGATTTGTTCGCGCCGGGCGTGAACATCAAGAGTGCTTGGAATACGGCCAACAGTGCTACCAATACCATCAGCGGTACCAGTATGGCATGTCCTCATGTTGCGGGTTTGTCATTGTATCTGAGAGCCAAGGAGGGCTTGACTACACCTGAGAGTGTTGCAAGAAGATTGAAAGAGTTGGCGACGACTGGTGTTGTTCAGAACgctggcagtggcagtcCGAATTTGTTAGTTTACAATGGCGCTCCGCCGAGTTAG